A segment of the Butyrivibrio fibrisolvens genome:
CTGTTGTCTAGCCATGATTTTGAGTACTCTGATGAAAGGTTGTTGATTGATAAATATATAGAAACAAATATATGTATATTAAAAAATAAAATAAAATGTGATATTTTTAAAACTATAATATATCAGAATGGAGCAAAAATTATTTTATCGTCAGAAAAGGCTTCGAGATATGTAAAGGTGGGAAATGTTTTTCTTGGTTTATCAAATAATAAAGCTATTGTTAATATATGCGTTTGTGAAATGAGTCTAATGGAATTGAATCACTTAAAGAATGAATTAGAATTACAATAGTATTATTTTGTGATAAAAATGAAGCTGTTGATAGCTACTTTGAAGAAGGGGGTGGAATCTATGGTTGGGAAGAAGAGGAGGATATTGTGATTGATTATGCAATGTTTGTAAAGTGTGCAGAACTTGCGTATTCAATCTATAGTGAAAATTATGCCATAATAATTTGAGTATATTATGTTATCTATCATTATATATTTGAATTGTAATAATCTATAATCCCTGATATTATAATAGTACTTAGGGCTGATCGAAAGATCCGGGTCCACATGATGACGGGCGGGGCGCTCGTCATTTTTTCTTTATTGATTATACAGCTAGTCCGATGGACCACACCCGGGCAATGAGCTATACAGGTATCATGTAAAGATGATTATAGCGTTTTTAAAGTAGGTGAGATTGGATGATAAGTTCGTTGATGGAATATAATGGATATCACGCAAAGGTAGAATTTGATCAGGAAGATCAGATTTTTATTGGACTTGTTCTTGGAATAAATGATTCTTTAAATTTTCATGGAGAGTCAGTAAAAGAGCTTACTCAGTCTATGCACGACTGCATAGATAATTATTTTGATTACTGTAAAAAGATTGGAAAAGAACCTGAACGTGATTTTCATAAAGCATAGATGTGATACGATGCGGACATGCTGGAAATAGATTGATTATCGCTAATACGATAATTGCTATTTGATTTATAGAAGTTGCAAACAAGTCTCCTTCATGCTAACATCTAAATGTTCTTAAAGTTCTGAAAATATCTGAGGCATATCTGCCAGACATTTCAGCATTTAAGATTAAAAATCTAGCATAAAAAATGCTAAAATTATTGACAACCGGCAGGATATACCCTAAAATAAATCATGTGATCAATGTGGCGGGAGATGAGTTATATCGCATTATCACTGGATTTTCATTAGTATTTTCATTAGTACATCCTAAATTTTTTCAAAATAATAAAATATCTGCCGGAGAGGAAGAATCTCTTTTTACAAGAGGTTATGCGCGTATGCGCAGGAAAGGAAAGTATGGAAAGAGAAGAAAAACAGAAAGCACTTGAAGCTGCCCTTGGACAGATTGAGAAACAGTACGGTAAAGGCGCAGTTATGAAACTGGGTGATCCCACTAATCAGATGAGCGTTGAGACTACACCTACAGGTTCACTCAGCCTTGATATCGCTCTTGGACTTGGTGGTATTCCTAAGGGACGTATTGTTGAGATATATGGACCTGAATCTTCAGGTAAGACAACAGTTACACTTCACATGATCGCAGAAGTTCAGAAGAGAGGCGGAATTGCAGGCTTCATCGATGCTGAGCACGCTCTTGATCCTGTATATGCAAGGAATATTGGCGTAGATATCGATAACCTCTATATTTCTCAGCCAGACAGCGGTGAGCAGGCTCTTGAGATCACAGAGACAATGGTACGTTCAGGCGCTATTGATATCGTAGTAGTTGACTCTGTTGCAGCGCTTGTTCCTAAGGCTGAAATTGATGGAGAGATGGGTGATTCACATGTAGGTCTTCAGGCAAGACTTATGTCACAGGCTCTTCGTAAGCTTACAGCGGTTATCAGCAAGTCTAACTGTACAGTAGTATTCATCAACCAGCTTCGTGAGAAGGTTGGTGTTATGTTTGGTAACCCTGAGACTACTACAGGTGGTAGAGCTCTTAAGTTCTATTCATCAGTTCGTCTTGATGTTCGTCGTACAGATTCCATCAAGGTTGGCGGCGAAGTAGTTGGTAACCATACAAAAGTTAAGATCGTTAAGAACAAGATCGCTCCGCCATTCAAGACAGCAGAGTTTGATATCATGTTCGGTAAGGGAATCTCACAGTCAGGTGATATCCTTGATCTTGCTGCTAACATCGATATTGTTAACAAGTCTGGTGCATGGTACCAGTACAACAGCGAGAAGATCGGTCAGGGTCGCGAGAATGCTAAGGCATATCTTGAAGAGCATCCTGAAGTTATGGCTGAGATCGAAGGAAGAGTTCGTGAGTTCTACAACCTTCCTTTAGATGAGTTCTCTAAGGCTCAGGCAGCTAAAGCTTCTGATGAAGCCGGCGAAGAGACAGCAGCTAAGAAGACAACTAGAAAGAAAGCTGCTTCTGAAGACTAAGGCGTGTTATTTTACTAAGACTAAAGAAAAATCACTTTTGTCTAATAAGCCTATTTACAGAATCTTTTGAACAAAAAGACAAAAATATAAGTTGGAGGCATTTAACCGTGCTTCCAACTTTTTTCAAATTAGCTGATCTTAGGAGATTTTCTGTATAGAAAGGTAAATTCATGACTATCACATCCATTAAAGAATATGATCGCAAAAGATCTCAAATATACATAGACGGCGAGAAAGCATTCCTTTTATATAAAGGAGAAATTCGCAAGTATAAGCTCGAAGAAGGCGGAGAAATAGACCAGCTTACCATTGACGTAATAATCAGGGAAGTCCTTTGTAAACGCGCCATACTTCGTGCAATGAACCTCTTGCAAAAACGTGACTATACAGAGTATAAGCTAAGAGAAAAGCTAAATGATGGCGGTTACCCTCAAAGCTGCATCGATGATGCCATAGATTACGTCAAGAGTTATAACTACCTTGATGACAGAAGATATGCAGAAGATTACATAAGATACTACATGGAATCCAGAAGCAAAAAACGTATCATGCAGGACCTTGCTCAAAAAGGAATAGATAGAGACCTTATTACTGAAATCATAGATGAATCCTATTCTTCTGATGACAGCAACGTAGAACTAGAACAGATCAAGCACCTACTAAATAAAAAACACTATTCTCCTGATCTGGAATATAAAGAAAAACAAAAGATCATGGCCTTTTTATATAGAAAAGGCTATAGCACAGAACTTATATACAAAGCTATGGATATGGACTAATACATCCCAAAATAACTGCTCCCCGGTATGCCGTGGGAGCAGTTATTAAATTAAGATCAATACCTTGAAGATTCCTGAGGGTGGCAGTTAATAAATGATCCTGGTGTCTTTGAGAGTTTTTTTAAATTCAAGAGCGTGATATCTGGAGTCTTATATTCCGTTTAGGGTCCGCATGTTTGAGCGTAGCGAGTTCCCGACATAGAAGTTCATCCATGAACTTCTAAACATGTCGTAACTACGTCCTGTAGTTTCGGACCCTGGAATATAAGACTCCAGATATCATGCCTTGAATTAAAAAACTCGAGAGACACCAGGATCATTTATTAACTGCCACCCTCAGGAATCCTCCGCTATGCCCAATTAATAATTATTGTTTTAGATTTTATTTATGTTGAATTTAGGTTGGGTGCGTAAAATGACATTCATAGACAAGCAACGTGTGAAACGAAAGGCATGGAGGAAGACATATATGCAAGGAAGACACGAAATCAAACACTGTATAAGCCTGGCAGACTACTACGTTTTGCGACAAAGGTTACGGGCTGTATTAAAACAGGATAAGCATGTTGGCCCCACCGGTCAGTATATGATCCGTAGCCTTTACTTTGATTCCTACGATGACAGAGCTTTGAAAGAAAAGTTGGACGGCGTAAGGGACCGCGATAAATATCGTATCCGCTATTACAACTTAGATACTTCCGTTATTCATCTTGAGAAAAAGAGTAAGCGTGTAGATATAGGATTCAAGCAATCGGCATCTCTTACACCGCAGCAGTGTCAAAGGATAGTTGATAACGACTTTGAATGGATGAAAGATCATGAGCATCCTCTGGTTCAGGAACTTTACCGAGGGATGAAATATGAAGGTATAAGACCTAAGACAATAGTTGATTATACAAGAGATCCATTTACTTACTCGGCAGGGAATGTCCGGGTAACACTAGATCATCACATTAGGAGTGGACTACGGTGTACGGATTTCTTAAATCCTGATTGTGTAACGATCCCTGTGGCTCCGGATGTGATAGTCCTTGAAGTTAAATGGGACAATTTCCTGCCTGACCTCGTAAGAGATATTGTTCAGGTTGAAGACACCAGAGCAACAGCGTTTTCAAAGTACGCAATATGCAGGATATTCGAATGAATTAAAGCATTATGAAGTTCTGATTACGAAAATACATCAGGGTTCATTCTGAAATAAGTAATACAAAACATGAAGCAGATACAATTTATATCTATATATACCAATAATAAGTAATTCAAAGAAGGAGTATTAAAAATGAGTTTCAGTGATATCTTTAAATCAAGTTTCTTAGAGAATGTAGCATCAGTAAGTATTTTGGACATGGTGATCGCCCTTGCCCTGGCATTTGGAATCGGCGTATTTATCTTTTTTGTCTATAAAAAGACTTTTCAGGGAGTTATGTATTCTCCAAGTTTTGGCGTAACACTTATAGCACTTACAATGATCTCGACCCTGGTAATACTGGCAGTAACATCCAACGTAGTTCTTTCACTTGGTATGGTCGGTGCGTTGTCCATTGTTCGTTTCAGGACTGCGATCAAAGATCCTCTTGATATAGCATTTTTGTTCTGGTCAATTGCAGTTGGTATCGTTCTTGCAGCAGGTATGATCCCGCTTGCAGTGTTCGGAAGTATTATCATCGGCCTTGTTCTTGTTCTTTTTGTTAACCGCAAGACATACGTTAAACCATATATAATTGTTGTATCACTTGAAGATGAATCTGCAGAAAAAGAAGTTATGGACTTCATCAAAGCTAATACAGACAGACTTATCCTTAAGGGCAAGACAGCTCGCAAAGGCAGTATCGAGCTTACATATGAAGTAAGACTTAATTCTGAAGACACAACATTTGTAACAACTCTTGGAAACAAGAAGTACGTTGATAGCGCAGTACTTGTAAGCTATAACGGTGAGTATCAGTAATAAGCTTTTGAAGAAAAAATAGCTACATATTCTTTTGACATTGAGACAGAAATCCTCACTTGCTGCGGATTTCGTAATATAAGAACTTAAAGGCTAATCTTACGACTAACTCCGCGAATTGGTGTCGCGAGCTCCACCAATATCGAATCATTAGTCACTCGTTTCACTCGCGGCATTAGATTAGGAGTACCCAAATATGTCTTTTAACAAATACACAGGAATAGTCTGTACCATAATTACACTGATGACTGTGCTTGTTGCTATTGTATTTATGAATGCTGAAAAATTAGGTGTTTCCAGTGTAACATCTGATATATCTGCTGATGAAAACGGCGCTTTTTCAGACAGAGATCTGGATTCTTCCTATACAGAATCCTCAGCAATTTATATAGATTTAAGTGATATAGACGGATATACAAGTGGCGGAGCATATGAACTTGATGGAGATCTGTATATTGCAACAGCAGGAACATATGTCTTAAGCGGCACACTTGAGAACAATCAGGTTATAGTAAATGCTTCTGATGCAAAGGTTCAGATAGTACTTAATGGAGTTACGATCACCAATGACAGCTTGCCAGCAATATATGTGGCAGCAGCTGATAAGGTGTTCATAACACTTGAAGAAGGATCTGAGAATGTAATTGAATCTGCAGGGTTAAGTGAAGAAGCTGCAATAGCAGCAGATGTTGATGCAGCCATATATTCAAGTTGCGATCTTACGATCAATGGTTCAGGAACGCTTTATGTTACAGCAACAGGCGGGCATGGTGTTAAGAGTAAGGATGATCTGGTAATAACAGGTGGAAACATCACAGTTACAGCGGATGATAATTGTCTTGTGGGAAAAGACTCTGTTCGTATATGTGATGGAATTTTAAACCTGACGGCGGGTAATGATGCTATAAAGGCAAATAATGATTCCGATGAAGATAAAGGATATGTAACTATCACGGGTGGTGAATTTACAATTACAGCTGATCATGACGGTATTTCTGCTGTTACTTATGTGGATATATCAGGTGGAAGCTTTGATATCACAACAGGCGGCGGATATGAAAATGCAGCAGCTCATACAGATGAGATGATGCCGGGCGGCGGAAATATGGGCGGCGGCAGACATGATATGGATGGCGGAAATGCACCTGGAAATGGCGATAATACAGAATCTTCGGATACAGAAGAAACACCAGAGATGGGTGAAGCACCTGACATGAATGGCGATATGCCAGAGATGGGTGAAGCCCCTGAAATGGATGGTGACATGCCGGAGATGGGCGAAGCACCTGAAATGGATGGTGACATGCCGGAGATGGGCGAAGCACCTGAAATGGATGGTGATATGCCGGAAATGGGCGAGGCTCCAGATATGAATGGAGATAATTCTGAATCATCAGACCAGGTAGAAACAGTTGATGCATCAGAAACTGAAGACGAAGAATCCGACAGCTCTAAAGCAATCAAAGCAGGAACTAAGATTACAATTTCAGGCGGAGCGATAGTAATCAACAGTTCTGACGACGCGATCCACAGCGACGGAGACCTTCTTATCTCAGACGGCACGATCACTATTTCCACAGGTGATGATGGATTACATGCAGAGAACGAACTTAATATAGAAAACGGAACTGTCGTAATTGAAACAAGTTACGAAGGAATAGAAGCATATTTTATCAACATCTATGATGGAGATATAAGCGTAACATCAACAGATGATGGAATGAATGCTGGCGGCGGCTCAGATTCTTTTTCCATGATGGGTGGTCAGATGCCTGGTGGCATGAATCATGACAATATGGACAGTGCTGATGCCGGAAGTTCTGACCGTGAAGATTCAGACAACATAAATACTGATGAAAATAGTATTGAAGGACGAGGCGAAGATGCGAATGTATCTGACGGTCAGGAGGTAGATGAAAGCGATTCAGAAGATACCGAGATCCAGTGCCTTGCAATCTACGGCGGCAATATATACGTAAATGCAGCAGGCGACGGTCTTGATTCTAACGGCGATCTTATCATCTACGGTGGCAACATTATAGTTGACGGTCCTGAGAACGGAGCTAACGGTTCCCTTGACTCCGGTACAGAAAGCGGCGGCGAACTTATCGTTAATGGCGGTACAGTTATAGCACTCGGAAGCTCAGGAATGCTTGAGTCCTTCTCTGATACTTCAGAGCAGAACTCATTCGTAGTTGTTTTTGATGAGGGATATGTATCAGGAGATGTTATTACAATAACTGATCCTGACGGCAATGTAATATACGAATATACAGTAGCAAAGAGCGGAACAGCAGTTATATTCAGCAGTGCTGACCTTGTACTTGGACAGACTTATACTGTTTCAATAAATGGTACAACATCAGAAGAAATAACTTTAGATAGTGTATCTTCAGGTTCTGTTTCCTCTATGGGAGGCATGATGGGACCGGGAAAAGGCGGCGACGATGCCTCCCGAGGCTAATCCTATCCTTGACAGAGAGCCATTACAGGCGTAAACTTAAGTTATTGTAAAATTGTATAAACAAATGCTGATTTTGGGCATGATATACAAAATATTGTACAATGAAAACTGAATAAGGAGGTGCTCCTGTAATGAGTATTAGTATTACTACGGTTGTAATTATAGCAGTAGTAGTAGCTGCACTTTCTGTCATCATTACCGTTAACGTTAACAATGCACGTCATAAGAAAAATGACGCAGCTAAGATCGGCAGTGCTGAAGAAAGAGCAAGAAAGATCATTGACGATGCCCTCAAATCTGCAGAAGATACGAAACGTGAAAAACTCCTTGAGGTAAAGGAAGAGTCCCTGAAGACTAAGAATGACCTGGAAAAAGAAGTTCGTGACCGCAGAGCAGAAATTCAGCGCTCTGAGAGACGTATACAGCAGAAAGAGGAGAATGTCGAGAAGAGATCAGAAGCGATCGAAAGAAGAGAGCAGAGCCTGAGTGCCCGCGAGGAAAATCTTACAAAGAAGACCGCGGAGATTCAGAAGCTTGATGAGGAGAGACGTAAGGAACTTGAGAAGATCTCAGGACTTACAGCTGATCAGGCTAAAGAATACTTACTCAAGATCGTTGAAGATGATGTTAAGCATGAATCGGCAGTCATGATCAAGAACATCGAAGCCGAGGCTAAGGAAGAAGCTGATAAGAGGGCTAAGGAGATTGTGATAGGAGCCATCCAAAGATGCGCCGCAGACCATGTCTCTGAATCTACTATTTCAGTTGTTCAGTTGCCAAGCGACGAAATGAAAGGACGTATTATTGGACGAGAGGGTCGTAATATTCGTACACTCGAGAC
Coding sequences within it:
- a CDS encoding type II toxin-antitoxin system HicB family antitoxin, with translation MISSLMEYNGYHAKVEFDQEDQIFIGLVLGINDSLNFHGESVKELTQSMHDCIDNYFDYCKKIGKEPERDFHKA
- the recA gene encoding recombinase RecA; its protein translation is MEREEKQKALEAALGQIEKQYGKGAVMKLGDPTNQMSVETTPTGSLSLDIALGLGGIPKGRIVEIYGPESSGKTTVTLHMIAEVQKRGGIAGFIDAEHALDPVYARNIGVDIDNLYISQPDSGEQALEITETMVRSGAIDIVVVDSVAALVPKAEIDGEMGDSHVGLQARLMSQALRKLTAVISKSNCTVVFINQLREKVGVMFGNPETTTGGRALKFYSSVRLDVRRTDSIKVGGEVVGNHTKVKIVKNKIAPPFKTAEFDIMFGKGISQSGDILDLAANIDIVNKSGAWYQYNSEKIGQGRENAKAYLEEHPEVMAEIEGRVREFYNLPLDEFSKAQAAKASDEAGEETAAKKTTRKKAASED
- a CDS encoding regulatory protein RecX; this encodes MTITSIKEYDRKRSQIYIDGEKAFLLYKGEIRKYKLEEGGEIDQLTIDVIIREVLCKRAILRAMNLLQKRDYTEYKLREKLNDGGYPQSCIDDAIDYVKSYNYLDDRRYAEDYIRYYMESRSKKRIMQDLAQKGIDRDLITEIIDESYSSDDSNVELEQIKHLLNKKHYSPDLEYKEKQKIMAFLYRKGYSTELIYKAMDMD
- a CDS encoding polyphosphate polymerase domain-containing protein — protein: MQGRHEIKHCISLADYYVLRQRLRAVLKQDKHVGPTGQYMIRSLYFDSYDDRALKEKLDGVRDRDKYRIRYYNLDTSVIHLEKKSKRVDIGFKQSASLTPQQCQRIVDNDFEWMKDHEHPLVQELYRGMKYEGIRPKTIVDYTRDPFTYSAGNVRVTLDHHIRSGLRCTDFLNPDCVTIPVAPDVIVLEVKWDNFLPDLVRDIVQVEDTRATAFSKYAICRIFE
- a CDS encoding DUF4956 domain-containing protein; this translates as MSFSDIFKSSFLENVASVSILDMVIALALAFGIGVFIFFVYKKTFQGVMYSPSFGVTLIALTMISTLVILAVTSNVVLSLGMVGALSIVRFRTAIKDPLDIAFLFWSIAVGIVLAAGMIPLAVFGSIIIGLVLVLFVNRKTYVKPYIIVVSLEDESAEKEVMDFIKANTDRLILKGKTARKGSIELTYEVRLNSEDTTFVTTLGNKKYVDSAVLVSYNGEYQ
- a CDS encoding carbohydrate-binding domain-containing protein, whose product is MSFNKYTGIVCTIITLMTVLVAIVFMNAEKLGVSSVTSDISADENGAFSDRDLDSSYTESSAIYIDLSDIDGYTSGGAYELDGDLYIATAGTYVLSGTLENNQVIVNASDAKVQIVLNGVTITNDSLPAIYVAAADKVFITLEEGSENVIESAGLSEEAAIAADVDAAIYSSCDLTINGSGTLYVTATGGHGVKSKDDLVITGGNITVTADDNCLVGKDSVRICDGILNLTAGNDAIKANNDSDEDKGYVTITGGEFTITADHDGISAVTYVDISGGSFDITTGGGYENAAAHTDEMMPGGGNMGGGRHDMDGGNAPGNGDNTESSDTEETPEMGEAPDMNGDMPEMGEAPEMDGDMPEMGEAPEMDGDMPEMGEAPEMDGDMPEMGEAPDMNGDNSESSDQVETVDASETEDEESDSSKAIKAGTKITISGGAIVINSSDDAIHSDGDLLISDGTITISTGDDGLHAENELNIENGTVVIETSYEGIEAYFINIYDGDISVTSTDDGMNAGGGSDSFSMMGGQMPGGMNHDNMDSADAGSSDREDSDNINTDENSIEGRGEDANVSDGQEVDESDSEDTEIQCLAIYGGNIYVNAAGDGLDSNGDLIIYGGNIIVDGPENGANGSLDSGTESGGELIVNGGTVIALGSSGMLESFSDTSEQNSFVVVFDEGYVSGDVITITDPDGNVIYEYTVAKSGTAVIFSSADLVLGQTYTVSINGTTSEEITLDSVSSGSVSSMGGMMGPGKGGDDASRG